In Erigeron canadensis isolate Cc75 chromosome 7, C_canadensis_v1, whole genome shotgun sequence, one DNA window encodes the following:
- the LOC122607841 gene encoding CBL-interacting protein kinase 2-like — MMTTDIKGTVLMERYELGRLLGQGTFAKVYYARNTRTGQGVAIKVIDKEKVIRVGLVNQIKREISIMKLVKHPNILQLYEVMATKTKIYFALEYAKGGELFDKVSKGRLKENIARKYFQQLISAIDFCHSRGVYHRDLKPENLLLDEHDNLKVSDFGLSALAESKRQDGLLHTTCGTPAYVAPEVINRKGYDGDKADIWSCGVILYVLLTGYLPFHDSNLMEMYRKIGKAEFKCPNWFPPEVKRLLIRMLEPNPTYRITIAKIKENTWFKKGMIVRKPRNETGSKDSDRASSSSEEKQEIMRPPNLNAFDIIALSPGFDLTALFEEHQRKKEARFTSWRPASVIISKLEEIAKLLKMKISKREAGLLKLEATKEGRKGILSIDAEIFELTHSFHLVEVKKSNGDTLEYQKVLNEGLRPGLQDIVWTWQPEVEPVEQRVQPEQPRQPESLPSPHDQLP, encoded by the coding sequence ATGATGACTACGGATATTAAAGGGACTGTTTTGATGGAAAGATACGAGTTAGGAAGATTACTCGGTCAAGGAACCTTTGCAAAGGTGTACTATGCTAGGAATACGAGAACAGGGCAAGGTGTAGCTATTAAAGTAATAGACAAAGAGAAGGTTATAAGGGTCGGGCTTGTTAATCAGATCAAGAGAGAAATATCGATTATGAAACTAGTGAAACACCCTAACATTTTACAGCTTTATGAAGTCATGGCCaccaaaactaaaatatatttcGCCTTGGAATATGCCAAGGGCGGTGAGCTTTTTGACAAGGTGTCAAAGGGAAGACTAAAGGAAAACATTGCTCGTAAATATTTCCAGCAGTTGATCAGTGCCATTGATTTCTGCCATAGCAGAGGGGTCTATCATCGAGATTTGAAACCCGAGAACTTGCTTTTGGATGAACACGACAATCTGAAGGTTTCCGATTTCGGTTTAAGTGCCCTTGCTGAATCTAAGCGTCAGGATGGCCTACTCCACACCACTTGTGGGACTCCTGCTTATGTGGCACCTGAAGTGATTAACAGGAAAGGCTATGATGGAGACAAGGCTGATATTTGGTCGTGTGGGGTgattttgtatgttttgttaACTGGTTATCTTCCGTTTCATGATTCAAATTTGATGGAAATGTACAGAAAGATAGGCAAAGCGGaatttaaatgtccaaattGGTTTCCACCAGAGGTAAAGCGGTTACTCATAAGAATGTTGGAACCTAATCCCACCTATAGAATAACCATTGCGAAAATCAAGGAAAACACATGGTTTAAAAAGGGAATGATTGTCAGAAAACCAAGAAACGAGACTGGAAGTAAGGATTCTGATAGAGCTTCAAGTTCTTCCGAGGAGAAGCAGGAAATTATGAGGCCGCCAAACTTGAATGCGTTTGACATTATTGCCCTTTCTCCAGGATTTGATTTGACAGCGTTATTTGAAGAACATCAGCGAAAGAAAGAAGCAAGATTTACTTCGTGGCGACCTGCATCGGTTATTATCTCTAAGCTGGAAGAGATTgctaaacttttaaaaatgaagATTAGTAAACGTGAAGCGGGATTGTTGAAACTGGAGGCGACTAAAGAGGGTAGAAAAGGAATTTTGTCAATTGATGCTGAGATATTTGAGCTCACCCATTCTTTCCATTTGGTTGAGGTGAAGAAGTCTAATGGAGATACTCTTGAATATCAGAAGGTACTAAACGAGGGTTTAAGACCTGGACTCCAAGATATAGTTTGGACATGGCAGCCTGAGGTAGAACCAGTGGAGCAACGGGTACAGCCAGAGCAACCACGACAACCAGAGTCGCTACCTTCACCGCATGATCAGTTGCCCTGA